Below is a window of Thermoproteota archaeon DNA.
TCCGCTTGAAGATAATCTTCTTTGAATAATGAAAGACATGCTTCATCAAGAACATTTATTGCAAAATTGCTCATTTCTTGAATTTTTGCCAAAATTTCTTTCTTGATTCCTTTTTTGAATTCTAACAAATCTTCTGCCACAAAAGCTGCATGATCTCCCGTCCGTTCGATATTTTTTACAACTAACCGATATCCAAGACAATTTCTTGCATTTTTAAAACCCATTTCCTTTAGCATGTGCTCATTTTGTATTGCTATCTTTAATTGTCTGATAATATAGAAACCAAATCTGTCAACTTCATCATCGGTGTTGATAACTTCTTGGGCCAAATCTAGATTGACCTCTTTTACAGCTAAGATAGAATCTAACAGCATTGATTTTGCGAGATGAATCATTCTCTTAAAAGCGCCATCAACTGATAACTCCAATAAATTAACCAGAACTTGAATGGTAATACCATCACTGGAATCTGAAATTATTTCAGAACCCATTAGCATTCTTTTACCTGCAGTCTTTACAGCAGTTCTCTGAGCTGGTTTAAGTCTTCCATTTTTTGGTTTGACATTAATTGTTTTAAATCCCAGAAAATATAGCGAAATCAATTTTCTGACGGTAGATGATATGTCCTCATCTACATCAATCATGATTGTAGCTTCTTCTGTTTGGATGTTTTGAGCTTTGTAATTTACTGGATAGATTTGCAATGTCGATAATCCATTTCTCGAAACTCTTACTTGATCTCCTTGTTTTAATCCAAGATCTACTATCCATTCTTTTGGTAAAGAGACTATGTATGATGATTTTCCTGTAAACTGTATCTTCCTTGTTTCTTCTTTTTCTTCCACAAAATATGGTTAAATCAACTATCTATATAGTTTTATTCAAAGAATATAGTCTGCCATTGAACTAATATTAAGAGTAATTTTCAATATTCTCAGATGGATTCCGTTTACAAGCTCAAATGTACCATTGATGCATTATTTGGCACTGGGGTTTCTAGACAACTGCCAAAGAAACTTGAGATAACCTATTCTAAAAAAAATGGAAGAATCAAGAGTGTATTTCATGAAGAAAAATTACTGTGTACATTACGAATTGATGGAGGACTTGCAATTACTCCGTATTTTGCTCAAATTCTTTTGAAGAGTAAAAAATTTGCAGAAAACTGTATCGAGGTAGATGAGGAATCTCGACCCTTCATTGAGGATGGAAAATCAGTCTTTTGTAAACATGTAACAAGATGTGGGAAAAATGTGCAGATCTCGTCAGATACTGCTGTTGTTTACAAAAATAAGGTCATTGCAGTTGGCAAGGCGGTTTTATCTTCTAATATTATTCCGTTTATGAAAAGGGGAGTCGCAGTAAAAGTTAGAGATAGTTTAAAAAACAATGAAACTGGAGTTAAAACACCATGATGCGCGGAGGCAATCGCCAAATGCGAAGAATGATGGACAAGATGGGTCTTGACATGCAAGAGATCCCCAATGTCCAGGAAGTTATCATAAAGACTGACAAAAAAGAGATTATCTTATCCAAACCTCAAGTTACAGAAATGAAAGCAAAGGACAACTCTATCTTTACAATTACTGCAGATGGCTATGAGGAAAAGGAACTTGAAGTTCCAATCTTCTCTGAGGAGGATATTGAGCTAGTCTGTGCCCAGGCGGGAGTTGATGAGGAAAAGGCTAAAAACGCTTTGGCAGAGGCAAATGGCGATCTAGCAAGGGCAATACTGCTTTTGACCACAAATTGAATGATTTAAGTATGGATTATGGAGATTTTTCTTAAATGAGTAACGTAGCAGAATCCAAGGTTACTGGAATTGTTAAAGCACTATCCTCATTGGAAAATGACCTTGATTCCCTAAATGCCAAAGTTGCCGATATGAAAAAGAGCCTTAATCTAAAATCTCAAACTGAAATTGACAAATTAATGATAAGCGTTAGAGAAATGGCTACAGCCGATGCAGAATCTATTATTAACAAAGCCAAAGAAAAGGCCAATGCAGAATCTGCAAAAATCTCCCAAAACAGCGAGAAGAAAATTGGAGAAATTCAGGCTCAAATTGATGCAAATTTTGACCAAGCCGTCAAACACATCGTGTCAACAGTTTTGAAGGCATAGACCTAAATCAAAGAAATTCTCATGATTGTTATCGACCCGTTAGAACATACTAGAATTGGTATTGCTACAACGTATGGAAGACCCTATTACAAATTCGTACAATCATTACAAAATCTTAATCTGAAATTTGATTCCATCCTGCCCGATGAAATTGACTCTTACGAGGGAAATCTCATTATGACTACAAGAAATGAATCTCCAAAAATTACCAAAAAACCAATTTTTCATGAGGAGATCTTAGACAAACCTCCTACTGTAATACGTGGAATGATCCTACGCGTTATGGATTCAGGATTTGAAAACGAGGAATTAATTATTGGAGTTGATCCCGGAAGTAGAATAGGCCTGTCTGTGTACTATTTTGGAAAAGAGATTGAGAGCTCTTTACACTCTTCAGTTGAAAATCTAGTTGATCATATTATTTCGATTTTAGCTGGATTGCGTGCCAAGCGTAAGGTTGTAAAGATTGGAAATGGAAACATGGAGATTGCAAAAAAAATTAGCAAAATTCTCAATCTAAAATTTTGTTCTTCCTTTGAGCTAGAGTTTGTTGATGAACAGAGAACCAGCTTGAAGATAAAAAATTACAATCAAAGAGGAAAGCGTGATAAGCTTTCAGCAAAATACATCACACAAAGAGAAGGCTACAGGCATTTTGTTTTACCTCTCTCAATTACTGGATAACCACATTGTTTAAAATCATATTTTGAATTTTCTGTTTTTGATTTTTAGCTAGACTTTATTACTTAGCTTAACCTAATATCTTTATGAAAACCGTTTATGTAAAATTCCAATGGAACGAACCAATTTGTGATCAAAATAAAGGTCACAACAATGAGGAATGGGGAAAAAAATAATTCCAATCTAATTTACATCTTTAATCCAAATTTCTGAAAAATCTTTAAAACAAAGTAAATACCCAATGTTAGAAATTCAAGAAAAACGAATTTCAAAAGAGCTATAGATATTTATACATCTTTTATTGCTTTTTCATGAAACAAATAATTTCTTTCTAATCGATCAACTAAATATTTTCAAAAAAATTGTGATATTTTTGTAAAAATTCTCGATCCATCCTTATATACAAACGAAATCTATACAAAGTGAGCAACAATGACATGTAAAGGAATTTGCGTAAGATACAAGGCACAAAAGCCTGTCGGAACTGGCAGATATGCGTCTGGACAAAGAAGATGTCAAATTTGTGAAATCTTCATCAAGTGGGAGGGACTCTGGTGTCCATGCTGTGGATACAGACTGAGAACAAAACCACGCAATTTGAAGTACAAGGCAAAACTACGAGCAAGAGTAGAAGCCGACTCCAAAGAAGCTGAAGCAATAGCAATAAAAGCATAAGATTAGATCCAACCTTATTGACAACCTCATCCGGTTTTTGTAAAAAAACCCTTGATGTTGATGGACGTCAGTTTTTAGTGCAAGTACTAAAATTCGAAAATGGTAATTTCGTTTCTGTCACCGAAGGTGCCGAAAAACTTGGTTCAATGGTCGTTTCACTAGCAACCGGCCCAACTCCAGTTACTACAACGGTTATTCCATCAAAAACTGAATCTCTTTTTCTTAAATTAACTGCTGAACGAATTAGTACCACAATGAGAGGAATTGCCATAGTTTCTGCATTTTTACAAAGTGAGCTAGATCCCAATTCTGCAAAAACCCTAATGAGTGAGATAACAGAGATGATAAGAAATGTCTGATTTACGAACCTATATTTCTCAAATCAAAAAAAATCATGAGCTAAGAACCATAAAAAAGAAGGTTTCTACAAAATATGAAATTGCTGCACTTACTGCAAAGGCAGACGGTAATGATGCCCTATTATTTGAGAATATCAAAGAAAGCCCATTTAGACTCATCTCGAATTTAGTGGGGACACGAAAGCGATTTGCACAATCCGTAGGATCAAAAGAGGACGACATACATAAAAAAATCATTCATGCGATTTCCAATTCCAAAAAACCCAAAATCACGAAACTTGGCAAATTTATGGAAAACAAATCAAACACTATTTCTTCACTTCCAATTGTTACTCATTTTGAAAAAGAGTCCGGACCTTTTATCACATCATCAATAATTTACGTTAAAAATCCTGAGACAGGAAAACAAAATTCATCGTTTCATAGGCTTATGCCAATTGACAAAAATCATCTTTCTGTGAGGATGGTTGAAGGAAGACACCTTCACAGATGTTTTACTGATGCAAAAGAACATGGAGAAGACCTCAAGGTAGCCATTACTATAGGCGTTCATCCAGCAATATCAATTGCAGGGGCATATCAGGAAGAATGGGGAAAAGATGAACTGAACA
It encodes the following:
- a CDS encoding phosphate uptake regulator PhoU, with the translated sequence MEEKEETRKIQFTGKSSYIVSLPKEWIVDLGLKQGDQVRVSRNGLSTLQIYPVNYKAQNIQTEEATIMIDVDEDISSTVRKLISLYFLGFKTINVKPKNGRLKPAQRTAVKTAGKRMLMGSEIISDSSDGITIQVLVNLLELSVDGAFKRMIHLAKSMLLDSILAVKEVNLDLAQEVINTDDEVDRFGFYIIRQLKIAIQNEHMLKEMGFKNARNCLGYRLVVKNIERTGDHAAFVAEDLLEFKKGIKKEILAKIQEMSNFAINVLDEACLSLFKEDYLQAEQTIQKTAEIVKYEKKVLDSSKSLRDDEELFRIRRMVENIKRIAEYASDIAEVVLNSNIEKALKK
- a CDS encoding queuine tRNA-ribosyltransferase, whose product is MDSVYKLKCTIDALFGTGVSRQLPKKLEITYSKKNGRIKSVFHEEKLLCTLRIDGGLAITPYFAQILLKSKKFAENCIEVDEESRPFIEDGKSVFCKHVTRCGKNVQISSDTAVVYKNKVIAVGKAVLSSNIIPFMKRGVAVKVRDSLKNNETGVKTP
- a CDS encoding transcription factor, which produces MMRGGNRQMRRMMDKMGLDMQEIPNVQEVIIKTDKKEIILSKPQVTEMKAKDNSIFTITADGYEEKELEVPIFSEEDIELVCAQAGVDEEKAKNALAEANGDLARAILLLTTN